The DNA window TCGTGTGACTGTAGTTTTTACACGCTGTGCAAGTGTGCCGGGGCGAATAGCATCGAGGTCTTTGCGATAGTAGGCGAATAGCGCAAGGCTAAGAAGCAGCAAAATGAGCAGGAATGCCGCAATACCTTTGAGGAGTGCGAACAAACCCTTCTTACTAAACCAGAACTGAGCGACACGTCGTGGATGCATACGATATACCAGCCGTTTGAGCGGATGTTTTGGGAGACTAGCAAGATACTCCGCTTTTTTGCGAGCCTTTACATCTTTCTTGCTGCGACGTTTAGATGCCAAGTTCGCATACACACTGACAGCTCGTGCCGGTTTTTTTGCTTTAACCACGTAACTCTCTTCCCATAAGCAATATTAGTTTTTATTATAGCACTCGCACGCCAGTGCGATAAAGTATATTTTGTGCTACTATTTGACCAGAAGAAACAAGAAAGGAGAGTTTCACTATGACGCTATCTGAAGAACTAGCGTGGCGTGGCTTTGTCAATCAAACGACATTTACCGATATCACTGAACTAGATAAAGAGACTCGGACTTTCTATTACGGTGTTGATCCAAGCGCATCGAGTATGCATATTGGTAACTTGGCGGGTGTGATGCTCGTCAAGCACCTTGTTAATTATGGATACAAGGCTATTGTACTAGTGGGTGGCGCAACTGGTATGATTGGCGACCCAAAACAAGACGTGGAACGTGACTTGAAAACACTGGAAGAAATTGACTTCAATAAAAAAGGCATTGCTGCTGACTTTCGGCGAGTTTTAGCCGACGGCTCATTTGATCTTGTCGATAACTATGACTGGTTTAAAGAGATTCATTACTTGGACTTTCTTAGAGACATTGGCAAACATTTCAGTATGACACAGCTTCTTAGTCGCGAATTTGTAAAAGCTCGTATAGGCGAAGATAGTAGTGGTATTAGCTATGCGGAATTTAGTTACGGGTTAATCCAGGGCTACGATTTTCTTCATTTGTATCGTACGAACAATGCTACTCTGCAAATAGGCGGTAGCGATCAATGGGGCAATATGGTTAGTGGCACCCAAATGATTAAAAGACTAGACGGTGCAGATACTCATGTTATGACCGTTCCGCTTATTATCGATAAATCGACCGGCAAGAAATTTGGCAAAAGTGAAGGTAACGCAGTTTGGCTCGACCCTGCCAAGACAAGTCCATACAAGTTTTACCAATTTTGGCTCAATTGCGACGACGCGACCAGTGAAACTCTCGTAAAAATTTACACCATGCTTGAGCGTGATTCTGTCGAGCGACTCATAGCTGCACATAGAAAGAGCCCGGGTTCTCGTGAGCTTCAACGCACCCTGGCACGTGAAGTGACCGATCTTGTGCATGGAAGAGACCGACGCGAGTCAGTCGAGAATGTGACTGAAAGTTTATTTGGTGCTCGCCCCGTAACAGAGCTAAGCAGCGAAGATTTGGATACACTTGCCGCTGAAATACCAACTGTTGCAGCTACTACGGTTGTTGGTGCACTTGTTGACGCAGGAGTTTGTGCAAGTAACGGTGAAGCCAAGCGACTTATTGCGGGCGGGGCTGTTGCAATAAATGGTCAAAAAATTACTGAAGACCAGGAAATAAAAGATTTGAGTTTAGTCAAAAAAGGTAAAAATAGTTTCGTCCTAGTGCGATAAAGGAGTATACAATGGCAGAGTCACTTATTGCGTACGACCCATGTGCATTCGATGCCGTAGAAGCGGCAAGGCAAACCGAAGACGTAAAAGAGCCATAAGGAGAAATATGAAAAAAGTTATTGCCTTTGATGTTGATGACACACTTGTCAAATCCAAAAACCCCATGACAACAGAGATGCGCGATTTAGTCGCAAAACTTCTGGCGCATTACGAAGTTGCCATTATTTCCGGTAGTCGGTTTGAAGTATTTGAAGTCAATATTATCGATCCGTTACGTGAGACATCGGCACACTTGCTTGACCACTTGCATATACTACCGACCTGCGGTACTCGCTACTATACACATGACTTAGAAGTAAACACGTGGGATATAGTGTATGCTGAAGACTTTACCGAAGAGGAGAAGAGACACATTATTGAAGTGTCAGAGCGGCTTGCAAAGGAATCTGGCCTATGGCCCGAGAAGCCATGGGGAGAGGTCATTGAAGATCGCCTAAGTCAAATTGCCATCTCGATGCTTGGGCAAAAAGCACCCGCAGAAGCAAAATACGAGTGGTATCAGGCGCACAACGAAGACGCAATTCGTTTGCGTAATGCGATAGCCGAAGCGCTACCGGGATATGAAGTACGTAACGGTGGCACAACAACCATTGACATTACTCCAATCGGCGTCGACAAGGCCTATGGTATGCAAAAGCTAATTGAACAACTAGGCGTTATGAAAGAAGAGGTGTTGTTTATTGGCGACCGACTCGAAAAGGGCGGTAATGACTATCCTGTCAAAGCTATGGGTGTGGAGTGTATCGATGTCGATGGCTATCAAAGCACGCCATATGTAGTGCGGGGCATCCTGGGTGTAACTGACTAGACAAATACACAAATATCTGATATAATAAATAGATATGAGTCGTGAACTGCAGCAGATTGCCGACAAGGCAACACCACTTGTTGAAGGTGCTATCCATAGCTACCTACAGCATAGTGGTGTAAATGCTAATCGTACCCTTCGCTCACAGGTGTGTGGGCTGGCCTCTGCGGTATTGGGTACACATCTGGCAGATGAATACGGGATTGAAACCGACCAATATATTGCGGTACTTCAAGCGTATCCGCGTACCGATGGCTACACGATGACCCATGTTTTGCTGCGCGAGCGACAGACGGGCGCCACTATTGACCCAAGCTACACACAGTTTTTAGGTCTTGTCGGCCTATCTCAGTATGTACTCGATGCCATGCCAGCGCTTGAGCGGTTTTGTCCTGCGAG is part of the Candidatus Saccharibacteria bacterium genome and encodes:
- a CDS encoding tyrosine--tRNA ligase, with the translated sequence MTLSEELAWRGFVNQTTFTDITELDKETRTFYYGVDPSASSMHIGNLAGVMLVKHLVNYGYKAIVLVGGATGMIGDPKQDVERDLKTLEEIDFNKKGIAADFRRVLADGSFDLVDNYDWFKEIHYLDFLRDIGKHFSMTQLLSREFVKARIGEDSSGISYAEFSYGLIQGYDFLHLYRTNNATLQIGGSDQWGNMVSGTQMIKRLDGADTHVMTVPLIIDKSTGKKFGKSEGNAVWLDPAKTSPYKFYQFWLNCDDATSETLVKIYTMLERDSVERLIAAHRKSPGSRELQRTLAREVTDLVHGRDRRESVENVTESLFGARPVTELSSEDLDTLAAEIPTVAATTVVGALVDAGVCASNGEAKRLIAGGAVAINGQKITEDQEIKDLSLVKKGKNSFVLVR
- a CDS encoding HAD-IIB family hydrolase; its protein translation is MKKVIAFDVDDTLVKSKNPMTTEMRDLVAKLLAHYEVAIISGSRFEVFEVNIIDPLRETSAHLLDHLHILPTCGTRYYTHDLEVNTWDIVYAEDFTEEEKRHIIEVSERLAKESGLWPEKPWGEVIEDRLSQIAISMLGQKAPAEAKYEWYQAHNEDAIRLRNAIAEALPGYEVRNGGTTTIDITPIGVDKAYGMQKLIEQLGVMKEEVLFIGDRLEKGGNDYPVKAMGVECIDVDGYQSTPYVVRGILGVTD